A genome region from Anaerobaca lacustris includes the following:
- a CDS encoding glycogen/starch synthase yields MPLVTLCLRMHEPFRLAADGATFLWDERNQAVFAHRAERCYLPTVRLFTDLVKTHIDFKVCYCISGTFLEQAELYEPQVIGALADSFNAGRHTRQVELLEQTYHHSLTSFFADKEKTEFKQQVSLHRQKIHDFFGVRPTAFANTDLLYNNEFANVVADMGYKAALCEPCGKMIDGRTGEAIATNRVFRAKGRHGRARKFAVLPRNAVLSRELVSRLGAPSFTAHEYAARLHQSGGEVVLIVCDFPLIETGTPAYEQMEAFWRGLRDEFAEHVDLMAANPTEVAEWFQITDCPMIDCPCPECPCGTGADVHGPTLLRSQAQRILFRRVEGMEEQATRAGGELLRKFRYLTTSDHWRYLETADAARTLPCEAVSPYDSPATAAFALTHATDELAFAIRNFNIRQTSDQTPVIIITPETARLPSEGMGQFARYVSGKSGGLGEVISALCMGLSERRIPVHLITMNLTRRFREEAGLSETEWIQKRHQLNPENVHLVSSSIFEGYRSAYEGWPLANAAEFQRQIVNTYIKEIRSKYEGRAILHTNDWMAGGVALAYAALRRIPILHTVHNTHTGHIPLEMLYGVNLQKLWDALYVSIDQQKRCVDAHATAIKNATKVSYVGEKFLKEVVEDYFLDRPIIPWSVREETKIKFRNRCACVIPNGISPEVFPENQPENPDLDAPGLAKRYGPFDNILAAKRLNLLKFQHKMGLKIDSEALLLYWPSRLDPMQKGIELLEEIAGGFVYQHPDVQIAVVADPVGGDNTHAEIMGRIACASGGRIAYRRFDQDLSMLGYAAAADVFGASLYEPFGQIDVVGNIHGATATNRDTGGYSDKITQLSLRAWGAPIDSGNGVLFRNYDTGGLWWGLSKAVDHLRYFKNRPREWEKQMRRIMQHARKTWSLDNMVARYITAYEELNEGKPLV; encoded by the coding sequence ATGCCCCTGGTAACGCTCTGTTTGCGAATGCACGAACCGTTCCGTCTGGCCGCAGACGGCGCGACGTTTCTCTGGGACGAGCGGAACCAGGCTGTGTTTGCGCATCGGGCCGAGCGATGCTATCTCCCAACCGTCCGCCTGTTCACCGACCTAGTGAAAACCCACATCGACTTCAAGGTCTGCTACTGCATATCCGGCACCTTCCTCGAACAGGCGGAACTCTACGAGCCGCAGGTCATCGGTGCGCTGGCCGATTCGTTCAACGCCGGCCGCCACACCCGGCAGGTCGAGCTTCTGGAACAGACGTACCATCACTCGTTGACCTCATTCTTTGCCGACAAGGAGAAGACCGAGTTCAAGCAGCAGGTTTCCCTCCACCGACAGAAGATCCATGACTTCTTCGGCGTGCGCCCCACGGCCTTCGCCAACACCGATCTGCTCTACAACAACGAGTTCGCCAACGTCGTGGCCGACATGGGGTACAAGGCGGCTCTCTGCGAACCCTGCGGCAAGATGATCGACGGGCGAACGGGCGAGGCGATCGCCACCAACCGGGTCTTTCGCGCCAAAGGCAGACACGGACGGGCCCGCAAATTCGCCGTGTTGCCACGAAACGCCGTCCTGAGCCGCGAACTGGTCTCGCGTCTCGGCGCCCCGTCCTTTACCGCACACGAATATGCGGCGCGCCTCCACCAGAGCGGCGGAGAGGTCGTCCTGATCGTATGCGACTTTCCGCTCATCGAGACGGGAACACCCGCCTACGAGCAGATGGAGGCCTTCTGGCGAGGGCTGCGCGACGAGTTCGCCGAGCACGTCGATTTGATGGCGGCCAACCCCACTGAGGTCGCCGAGTGGTTTCAGATTACCGACTGCCCCATGATCGACTGTCCCTGCCCGGAATGCCCGTGCGGGACCGGCGCCGACGTTCACGGCCCGACGCTGCTGAGATCGCAGGCGCAACGGATCCTGTTCCGCCGGGTTGAAGGCATGGAAGAACAGGCCACCCGCGCCGGCGGTGAGTTGCTTCGCAAGTTCCGCTACCTGACCACGTCGGACCACTGGCGCTATCTGGAGACGGCCGATGCGGCGCGAACCCTGCCCTGCGAGGCCGTTAGTCCGTACGACTCGCCGGCGACAGCCGCCTTCGCATTGACGCACGCGACCGATGAGCTGGCATTTGCCATTCGGAACTTCAACATTCGTCAGACGAGCGACCAGACCCCCGTGATCATCATTACGCCCGAGACGGCCCGCCTGCCGTCGGAGGGCATGGGCCAGTTCGCCCGGTACGTCTCCGGCAAGAGCGGCGGGCTGGGTGAGGTGATCTCCGCGCTGTGCATGGGACTGTCCGAGAGGCGCATCCCCGTCCATTTGATCACGATGAACCTCACGAGACGGTTCCGCGAAGAGGCAGGACTGAGCGAGACGGAGTGGATTCAGAAACGTCACCAGCTCAATCCGGAAAACGTCCATCTCGTCAGCTCGTCGATCTTCGAGGGCTACCGCAGCGCCTACGAAGGATGGCCACTGGCCAATGCGGCCGAGTTCCAGCGCCAGATCGTCAACACGTACATCAAGGAAATCCGCAGCAAGTACGAAGGTCGGGCCATCCTGCATACGAACGACTGGATGGCCGGCGGCGTCGCGCTGGCCTACGCGGCCCTTCGCCGGATTCCGATCCTGCACACGGTCCACAACACGCACACGGGGCACATCCCGCTCGAAATGCTGTACGGCGTGAACCTCCAGAAACTCTGGGATGCGCTGTACGTATCGATCGATCAGCAGAAACGGTGTGTCGATGCGCACGCGACCGCAATCAAGAACGCCACGAAGGTCAGCTACGTCGGTGAGAAGTTCCTCAAAGAGGTCGTGGAGGACTACTTCCTCGACCGTCCGATCATCCCGTGGAGCGTTCGCGAAGAGACCAAGATCAAATTCCGCAACCGCTGCGCGTGCGTTATCCCCAACGGCATCTCTCCGGAAGTGTTCCCCGAGAACCAGCCGGAGAACCCCGATCTCGACGCGCCGGGCCTGGCCAAGCGATACGGCCCCTTCGACAACATCCTCGCCGCCAAACGCCTCAACCTGCTCAAGTTCCAGCACAAGATGGGCCTGAAGATCGACTCCGAAGCCCTCCTGCTCTATTGGCCGTCTCGCCTCGATCCCATGCAGAAAGGCATCGAGCTTCTTGAAGAGATCGCCGGCGGATTCGTTTACCAGCATCCGGATGTCCAGATCGCCGTCGTCGCCGATCCCGTCGGCGGCGACAACACCCACGCCGAGATCATGGGGCGGATCGCCTGCGCCTCCGGCGGACGAATCGCCTACCGCCGGTTCGACCAGGACCTGAGCATGCTCGGATACGCCGCGGCGGCCGACGTCTTCGGGGCCTCGCTATACGAACCCTTCGGACAGATCGACGTCGTCGGCAACATCCATGGGGCCACCGCCACCAACCGGGACACGGGCGGCTACAGCGACAAGATCACGCAGCTCAGCCTGCGCGCCTGGGGCGCACCGATCGACAGCGGCAACGGCGTGCTGTTCCGCAACTACGACACCGGCGGCCTCTGGTGGGGATTGAGCAAGGCCGTCGATCACCTGCGCTATTTCAAGAACCGCCCACGCGAGTGGGAGAAGCAGATGCGCCGGATCATGCAGCACGCGAGAAAGACCTGGAGCCTGGACAACATGGTCGCGCGCTACATCACCGCTTACGAGGAACTCAACGAAGGCAAGCCCCTCGTGTAA
- a CDS encoding ABC transporter ATP-binding protein, which translates to MPTPHNKVVIRLDNVTRVYKVGVERIHALDGVNLELRQNEYVAVMGPSGSGKSTLMNLLGCLDRCTSGVYELDGYDTTRLGAGGLAHIRNTRIGFVFQSFELMGRSSALKNVEMPLIYSRDGWWSRHKRARHMLERVGLGDRVKHRPNQLSGGEKQRVAIARALVCNPSILLADEPTGNLDSKTSEDILRLFDQLHAEGQTIVLVTHEESVARHAKRVIRMMDGRIFTDLTSEEDQARRATLAEHFGEVSK; encoded by the coding sequence ATGCCAACGCCGCATAACAAGGTCGTCATTCGACTCGACAACGTCACGCGTGTGTACAAGGTGGGCGTAGAGCGCATCCACGCGTTGGATGGAGTCAACCTCGAACTGCGCCAGAACGAGTATGTGGCCGTGATGGGTCCATCCGGCTCGGGCAAGAGCACGCTGATGAACCTGCTGGGCTGCCTGGACCGCTGCACGAGCGGGGTCTACGAGCTGGACGGGTACGACACGACGCGGCTCGGGGCCGGCGGCCTGGCGCATATTCGCAATACGCGGATCGGGTTTGTATTCCAGTCGTTCGAGCTGATGGGCCGATCCAGCGCGCTGAAGAACGTGGAAATGCCTCTGATCTACTCCCGCGACGGCTGGTGGTCCCGGCACAAGCGGGCCCGACACATGCTCGAACGCGTCGGCCTGGGCGACCGGGTCAAGCACCGGCCGAATCAACTGTCCGGCGGCGAGAAGCAGCGCGTGGCCATCGCGCGGGCCCTGGTCTGCAACCCGAGCATCCTGCTGGCCGACGAGCCGACCGGCAACCTCGACAGCAAGACCAGCGAGGATATCCTGCGGCTTTTCGATCAGCTCCACGCCGAGGGGCAGACCATCGTTCTCGTGACGCATGAGGAGAGCGTGGCCCGACACGCCAAGCGCGTGATCCGCATGATGGATGGGCGCATCTTCACGGACCTGACCAGCGAGGAGGACCAGGCCCGGCGCGCGACCCTGGCCGAGCACTTCGGGGAGGTGTCGAAATGA
- a CDS encoding radical SAM protein, with the protein MTDKTTILDCYTDEPAGLGVPPFVGVWPRYVAGQYEREPTYLTIDDLRWLRYREHVPGATIDPPVGRTHIEALNHTRDPDEIRRVLLEADPLVVIAGVQTPGKYLSARPGTLREVSKLLSSMALRRVLTGPVLTGGTQVRGGLRPQLPQPGDYDALQPFVFDSYEQLQPYALRGAGLIGQMPHMPNRIVEIETGRGCPREEGCSFCTEPLKHAVQWRRAEYIAEEVRTLMELGAQAFRLGKQSCIYSYESGDPAKIEALLSSLAALNPAVLHLDNANPAMVDERRTELFVKYLTPGSTAAMGVESFDPEVARANNLNCTFETAFEAIRTVNRIGGVRGENGCHVLLPGVNVLLGLAGETPDTLDRNLAALKRLLDEGLLIRRINIRQVVPFPGTALYERAGQKYLRMNRRYYPAWIDKVRREIDVPMLERLFPIGTVLRDLCSEVHNGATTFMRQIGSYPILVAVPERLALQERYDVRVTGILPRSLTAEWIR; encoded by the coding sequence ATGACAGACAAGACGACGATTCTCGATTGTTATACGGACGAACCGGCCGGTTTGGGTGTCCCTCCGTTCGTGGGGGTGTGGCCACGCTACGTCGCCGGTCAGTACGAGCGCGAGCCGACCTATCTGACCATCGACGATCTGCGGTGGCTTCGCTATCGCGAGCACGTGCCTGGGGCCACAATCGATCCGCCGGTCGGCCGGACGCACATTGAGGCGTTGAACCATACGCGCGATCCCGACGAGATCCGTCGCGTCCTTCTGGAGGCCGACCCGCTCGTCGTGATCGCGGGCGTGCAGACCCCCGGCAAGTATCTCAGCGCGCGTCCCGGCACGCTGCGCGAGGTGAGCAAGCTGCTATCGTCGATGGCGCTTCGCAGGGTGCTCACCGGTCCCGTTCTGACGGGGGGGACACAGGTGCGCGGTGGACTGCGGCCTCAACTGCCGCAACCCGGCGACTACGACGCGTTGCAGCCGTTCGTCTTCGATTCGTACGAGCAGCTCCAGCCGTATGCCCTGCGCGGCGCCGGGCTGATCGGACAGATGCCCCACATGCCGAACCGAATCGTCGAGATCGAGACCGGCCGCGGCTGCCCGCGAGAGGAAGGCTGTTCGTTCTGCACCGAACCGCTCAAGCACGCCGTGCAGTGGCGACGGGCAGAGTACATCGCCGAAGAAGTGAGGACGCTGATGGAGTTGGGCGCCCAGGCCTTTCGGCTCGGCAAGCAGTCCTGCATCTACAGCTACGAATCGGGCGATCCGGCGAAGATCGAGGCGTTGCTGTCCAGTCTGGCCGCCCTGAACCCCGCGGTCCTGCACCTGGACAATGCGAACCCCGCGATGGTCGACGAGCGGCGAACCGAGCTGTTCGTCAAGTACCTGACACCCGGAAGCACCGCGGCGATGGGCGTGGAGTCGTTCGACCCGGAGGTGGCCCGCGCCAACAATCTCAACTGTACGTTCGAGACGGCCTTCGAAGCGATCCGGACCGTCAATCGCATTGGCGGCGTCCGAGGCGAGAACGGATGTCACGTCTTGCTGCCCGGAGTCAATGTCCTGCTCGGCCTGGCCGGGGAGACGCCGGACACGCTGGACCGGAATCTCGCGGCGCTGAAGCGCCTTCTCGATGAAGGGCTTCTCATCCGGCGGATCAATATCCGCCAGGTCGTGCCCTTTCCCGGCACGGCCCTTTACGAGCGGGCCGGGCAGAAGTATTTGCGAATGAACCGCCGATACTATCCCGCCTGGATCGACAAGGTGCGTCGGGAAATCGACGTGCCCATGCTGGAGAGGTTGTTTCCGATTGGAACGGTCCTGCGAGACTTGTGCAGCGAGGTTCACAACGGCGCCACCACCTTCATGCGGCAGATCGGCAGCTACCCGATCCTGGTGGCCGTTCCGGAACGCCTGGCGCTCCAGGAGCGCTACGACGTGCGCGTCACCGGCATCCTGCCTCGCAGTCTCACGGCCGAATGGATTCGCTGA
- a CDS encoding TolC family protein, with protein MSSRHLSRSICRAMVAALAAALLSGCDAYLPGPGYQDVKIPQEKFRRIETLQLQEAVPEPVQSSDADPEGQGDPPAEMELSLEQCRALALTNNLALKARLVDPTIAAERLSEEESKFESSFFTNVNLDKSEVPGGTVVEVGEGIYVPSVGAAKSESVLTNLGVRVPLRTGGTVTLDFADSQTENLSGGGVFNPTYRNQLNMSVSQPLLQNAGRWANTHSIRVAAYNYQMTDARTKLEVIAVLAAVDRVYWRLYAAQKELDVRRQQYDLAQAQLEQVRRFVNAGERSQVEVIRAEAGVAQQLEAIIIGENNLRDRERELKRVINKVGLDMRGPTVLALSTEPDPVRYSLEPSGLVQTAMEARMELLELQLQLLSDASSIDYARNQALPLASLGYTYNISATEASRSDSLDMLFDSEFTGHRLNLQMVVPLGNEVAKSRIRQAIYRRRQRMATRDDRAVLIELEVLNAIDQAEANWQRILAARQNSILNGRLYEAEKRQFELGLRTSTDVLDAQTKFANAQSAEIAALAEYQIALVDLAYATGTVLGAARVQWDPIVPVADDF; from the coding sequence ATGAGTAGCAGGCATTTGTCGAGATCGATCTGTCGTGCGATGGTTGCGGCCCTGGCGGCGGCCCTGCTGAGCGGCTGCGACGCCTATCTGCCCGGTCCGGGCTACCAGGACGTCAAGATTCCCCAGGAGAAGTTCCGCCGGATCGAAACGCTTCAGCTTCAGGAAGCGGTGCCCGAACCGGTCCAGTCGTCCGATGCCGATCCCGAGGGACAGGGCGACCCGCCGGCCGAGATGGAACTGTCTCTGGAGCAGTGCCGGGCCCTGGCCCTGACCAACAACCTCGCGCTCAAGGCCAGGCTGGTCGATCCGACCATCGCCGCCGAACGACTCAGCGAGGAGGAATCCAAGTTCGAATCGTCGTTCTTCACCAATGTGAATCTGGATAAGTCGGAAGTGCCCGGAGGGACGGTGGTGGAGGTGGGCGAAGGGATTTACGTCCCTTCGGTGGGCGCCGCCAAGAGCGAGAGCGTCCTGACGAACCTGGGGGTTCGAGTCCCGCTGCGCACCGGGGGCACTGTAACGCTCGACTTCGCGGACTCGCAGACCGAAAATCTCAGTGGGGGTGGGGTGTTCAACCCGACCTATCGCAACCAACTCAACATGTCGGTGAGCCAGCCTCTGCTGCAGAACGCAGGCCGCTGGGCCAACACGCATTCGATTCGCGTCGCGGCATACAACTACCAGATGACCGACGCGCGCACCAAGCTCGAAGTGATCGCGGTCCTGGCGGCGGTCGATCGCGTGTACTGGCGTCTGTACGCCGCCCAGAAGGAACTGGACGTGCGCCGGCAGCAGTACGATCTGGCACAGGCTCAGCTCGAGCAGGTCCGGCGGTTCGTCAATGCCGGTGAGAGATCGCAGGTCGAGGTCATCCGCGCCGAGGCGGGCGTCGCGCAGCAGCTCGAGGCGATCATCATCGGCGAGAACAATCTGCGCGATCGCGAGCGTGAACTCAAGCGCGTCATCAACAAGGTCGGTCTCGATATGCGCGGTCCGACCGTGCTCGCTCTCTCGACCGAGCCCGATCCCGTTCGGTACAGCCTGGAGCCGTCCGGCCTCGTCCAGACGGCGATGGAGGCCCGGATGGAACTGCTCGAATTGCAGCTTCAGTTGCTCTCCGACGCCAGCAGCATCGACTACGCCCGCAATCAGGCCCTGCCCCTGGCCAGCCTGGGCTACACCTACAACATCAGCGCCACCGAGGCGAGTCGTTCCGATTCGCTCGACATGCTCTTCGACAGCGAGTTCACGGGCCATCGTCTGAACCTGCAGATGGTCGTCCCGCTCGGCAACGAAGTGGCCAAGAGCCGTATTCGCCAGGCGATCTATCGACGCCGCCAACGAATGGCCACCCGCGATGACCGCGCGGTCTTGATCGAACTCGAAGTGCTCAACGCGATCGACCAGGCCGAAGCCAACTGGCAGCGGATCCTCGCCGCACGGCAGAACAGCATCCTGAACGGCCGGCTGTACGAGGCCGAGAAACGGCAGTTCGAGCTCGGTCTGCGCACCAGCACCGATGTCCTGGACGCCCAGACCAAATTCGCCAACGCCCAGAGCGCCGAGATCGCCGCCCTGGCCGAGTATCAGATCGCCCTGGTGGACCTGGCGTACGCCACGGGGACCGTGCTCGGCGCCGCTCGCGTCCAGTGGGACCCGATCGTTCCCGTGGCGGACGATTTCTGA
- a CDS encoding ABC transporter permease, protein MKAVLGMPLAFLKLFYQSVYLALGQIWANKARSVLTTTGIVIGVASVTSVIAALTGLKANVLSNFESLGTNKIFISPHWPREGRFKNASWRLIRFRPEVFEGLRDRCPSIDDYTLMTERNESVHYGVYNIDSARVYGINPSWHRIENRSVIMGRPFSLMDEENGWQVCLITPKVRDELRMDRNCIGKRIVVGQRSFTIVGVVEQRVESSMFGGMGSSQEVFIPFPTAWKLWGPWTWMYAIASCRKPELSAEAQAELRFFLRRARRLGPGDPDTFRLDVIEEYLRQFNTVAQTTTAIAGGVVGISLLVGGIGIMNIMLVSVSERTREIGLRKAVGARPSAILFQFLVESVVLCLFGGLIGAGFGQMLTGLIAKIPNASLDKAYIPLWALGLSFGFAAATGVFFGMFPAIKAARLDPIEALRHE, encoded by the coding sequence ATGAAAGCCGTTCTGGGCATGCCGCTGGCCTTCCTGAAGCTGTTCTATCAGAGCGTGTATCTGGCGCTCGGTCAGATCTGGGCGAACAAGGCGCGATCGGTGTTGACCACCACCGGCATCGTGATCGGTGTGGCGTCGGTCACGTCCGTGATTGCGGCCTTGACCGGTCTGAAGGCCAACGTGCTGAGCAACTTCGAGTCGCTGGGGACCAACAAGATCTTCATCAGTCCGCACTGGCCGAGAGAAGGGCGGTTCAAGAATGCCTCGTGGCGTTTGATTCGCTTTCGTCCCGAAGTGTTCGAAGGACTCCGCGACCGATGTCCCTCGATCGACGACTACACGCTGATGACCGAGCGAAACGAGTCGGTCCACTACGGTGTCTACAACATCGACAGCGCCCGCGTCTATGGCATCAATCCCTCCTGGCACCGGATCGAGAACCGGTCCGTGATTATGGGCAGGCCGTTCAGTCTGATGGACGAGGAGAACGGTTGGCAGGTGTGCCTGATCACGCCCAAGGTCCGTGACGAACTGAGGATGGATCGCAACTGCATCGGCAAGCGGATCGTGGTCGGACAGCGCAGCTTCACCATTGTCGGCGTGGTCGAGCAACGGGTCGAGTCGTCGATGTTCGGCGGGATGGGGTCGTCGCAGGAGGTGTTCATTCCCTTTCCGACGGCGTGGAAGCTCTGGGGGCCCTGGACGTGGATGTACGCCATCGCCAGTTGCCGCAAACCCGAACTGTCGGCCGAGGCCCAGGCGGAGTTGCGCTTCTTCCTGAGACGGGCCCGTCGTCTGGGTCCGGGCGATCCCGACACATTCCGCCTGGACGTCATCGAGGAGTACCTGCGTCAGTTCAATACCGTCGCCCAGACCACGACCGCCATCGCCGGCGGGGTCGTGGGCATTTCGCTGCTGGTCGGCGGGATCGGCATCATGAACATCATGCTCGTGTCCGTCTCGGAGCGGACACGCGAGATCGGTCTGCGCAAAGCGGTGGGGGCGCGACCGTCGGCCATCCTGTTTCAGTTCCTGGTGGAGTCGGTGGTGCTCTGTCTGTTCGGCGGCCTGATCGGCGCCGGCTTCGGGCAGATGCTGACGGGGCTGATCGCCAAAATTCCCAATGCCAGCCTCGACAAGGCGTACATCCCGCTGTGGGCGCTGGGCCTTTCGTTCGGTTTCGCGGCGGCTACCGGCGTGTTCTTCGGCATGTTCCCGGCCATCAAGGCCGCCCGTTTGGACCCCATTGAGGCGCTGAGGCATGAGTAG
- a CDS encoding efflux RND transporter periplasmic adaptor subunit has protein sequence MRFTRILIILVVVVLVLGAMGGGGFVWLKSRGAAANKATIVRVEEAGIGELIEVVSAPGEIEPKTKVEISAKTSARVVELPYEEGATVTKGDPDADPPIPASVLVRLDSKELESRLLSTQASRAAQAAQIEVEKARIASQQAGLMAQEAAVEKARRDYERQCALLLTNDVSQVSCDDARFRVEELESQLEGARHNLEAARLNLRVFEHNLEVADAGIAQAKEALSHTTIESPIDGVITRINAKVGEMVVTGMMNNPGTKILEVGDLSEMLVVAQVDESDVGKLRVGQASQVHIQAWPDKVFPGRVRAIALSQNIGTQGAKYYETEILLIDPSEQIFTGMTADADIEVAEHEGVLVVPSQAVLGREVDTLPIDIRDRLSEEEKSKTFATVVFRYLDGKAAITPVQIGASNATHTIIESGISPGEKIVVGPFKELEKLAHDQAIKDEREAKAEEEAKKKTEETPASDSNNVNDANSLPDANAA, from the coding sequence GTGAGGTTCACTCGGATACTGATCATTCTCGTGGTGGTTGTCCTGGTCCTGGGTGCGATGGGAGGCGGTGGGTTCGTCTGGCTCAAGAGTCGCGGCGCTGCGGCCAACAAGGCGACCATCGTTCGCGTGGAAGAGGCCGGGATCGGCGAGTTGATCGAGGTGGTCAGCGCTCCGGGCGAGATTGAGCCGAAGACCAAGGTGGAGATCAGCGCCAAGACCTCGGCGCGGGTCGTCGAGTTGCCCTACGAGGAAGGCGCTACGGTCACCAAGGGTGATCCGGATGCCGATCCGCCGATTCCCGCGTCGGTGCTGGTGCGACTCGATTCGAAGGAGCTCGAGAGCCGCCTGCTCTCGACCCAGGCCAGCCGGGCCGCCCAGGCCGCCCAGATCGAGGTGGAGAAGGCCAGGATCGCCAGCCAGCAGGCCGGTCTGATGGCGCAGGAAGCCGCTGTGGAGAAGGCCCGGCGCGACTATGAACGCCAGTGTGCACTGCTCCTGACGAATGACGTCAGCCAGGTCTCGTGCGACGATGCCCGATTCAGAGTCGAAGAGCTGGAATCGCAACTGGAGGGCGCCCGGCACAACCTCGAAGCCGCCCGCCTGAATCTCCGCGTGTTCGAGCACAACCTCGAAGTGGCCGACGCCGGAATCGCGCAGGCCAAAGAGGCGCTGAGCCATACGACGATCGAGTCGCCCATCGACGGCGTGATCACGCGAATCAACGCCAAGGTCGGCGAGATGGTGGTCACGGGAATGATGAACAACCCCGGCACGAAGATTCTCGAGGTCGGCGACCTCTCGGAGATGCTGGTCGTCGCACAGGTCGATGAATCGGACGTAGGCAAGCTCCGGGTCGGGCAGGCATCGCAGGTGCACATCCAGGCCTGGCCGGACAAGGTCTTCCCCGGCAGGGTCCGGGCTATCGCGCTGAGCCAGAACATAGGCACCCAAGGCGCGAAATACTACGAGACGGAGATTCTGCTGATCGACCCCAGCGAGCAGATCTTCACCGGCATGACGGCCGACGCGGATATCGAAGTGGCCGAGCACGAAGGCGTCCTGGTCGTGCCGAGCCAGGCCGTGCTCGGGCGCGAGGTGGATACGCTGCCCATCGACATCCGCGATCGGCTCAGCGAGGAAGAGAAGAGCAAGACGTTTGCCACGGTCGTCTTTCGCTACCTCGACGGCAAGGCGGCGATCACGCCCGTCCAGATCGGCGCCAGCAACGCCACGCACACCATTATCGAGTCCGGCATTTCGCCCGGCGAGAAGATCGTGGTCGGCCCGTTCAAGGAACTTGAGAAGCTCGCGCACGATCAGGCGATCAAAGACGAACGCGAGGCCAAGGCCGAAGAGGAAGCCAAGAAGAAAACGGAAGAGACCCCAGCCAGTGACTCCAACAATGTCAACGACGCCAACAGTCTCCCCGATGCCAACGCCGCATAA
- a CDS encoding aldo/keto reductase codes for MERRAFLKAIGTVAGSYALGAGPLSPAQGAGLAEEQLGLPRRILGRTGERISVVGFPGLALANYDQEQGTASLHRAFDHGVNYFDVAPAYGRDGDAEIKMGIGLQGIDRSRIFLACKTKMRDKDGARKELERSLKRLKTDYFDLYQMHAIFTEEEVKQALGPGGAIETFLKAKEEGKVRHFGFSAHTTVGALAALNGFAFDAVMFPLSFVDYFATGFGKDVVECANEKGAAVVAIKAMSKGSWPQGAERTRKWWYRTTETQKEIDLATRFSLSLPGVVASIPPSWLDLLDKAVEAGRSPGPITEIELLELRTMAKDCQPLFREEERRVAARHIDPDCPHYPA; via the coding sequence ATGGAACGACGCGCATTTCTCAAGGCCATCGGGACCGTCGCGGGGAGCTATGCATTGGGGGCCGGACCGCTGTCACCCGCTCAGGGGGCTGGTCTGGCCGAGGAGCAGCTCGGTCTGCCGCGACGCATTCTGGGCCGAACAGGTGAGAGGATTTCGGTCGTCGGTTTTCCCGGTCTGGCCTTGGCCAATTACGACCAGGAGCAGGGCACTGCCAGCCTGCACAGGGCGTTCGATCACGGCGTCAACTATTTTGATGTCGCTCCGGCTTATGGAAGGGATGGTGACGCGGAGATCAAGATGGGGATCGGTTTGCAGGGGATCGATCGCAGCCGCATCTTCCTGGCCTGCAAGACCAAGATGCGAGACAAAGACGGGGCACGCAAGGAGTTGGAACGCTCGCTCAAGAGACTCAAGACGGATTACTTCGACCTGTATCAGATGCACGCGATCTTCACCGAAGAGGAAGTCAAGCAGGCGCTGGGGCCGGGTGGGGCTATTGAGACGTTCTTGAAGGCGAAGGAAGAAGGCAAGGTTCGACATTTCGGCTTCTCGGCCCACACCACAGTGGGGGCTTTGGCGGCCCTGAACGGGTTCGCGTTTGATGCGGTGATGTTCCCTCTGAGTTTCGTCGACTACTTCGCGACCGGGTTCGGCAAGGACGTGGTCGAATGCGCCAACGAGAAGGGCGCCGCGGTCGTCGCCATCAAGGCGATGTCCAAGGGATCGTGGCCGCAAGGCGCCGAGCGGACGAGGAAATGGTGGTATCGTACGACAGAGACGCAGAAAGAGATTGACCTGGCTACGCGTTTCTCTCTTTCGCTTCCCGGTGTGGTTGCGTCGATCCCGCCCTCGTGGCTCGACCTGCTGGACAAAGCCGTTGAAGCGGGCCGCTCGCCGGGTCCCATTACCGAGATCGAGCTATTGGAGTTGCGGACGATGGCCAAGGACTGCCAGCCCCTGTTTCGCGAGGAAGAACGGCGCGTCGCGGCCCGTCACATCGATCCCGACTGCCCCCATTACCCGGCATAA